In the Chrysiogenia bacterium genome, one interval contains:
- a CDS encoding cyclic nucleotide-binding domain-containing protein — protein MLDETLEILSKNFLFADLTSEELLELKGYLRPESFEAGEHIVREGEEGDSLYLVTKGGVNVTKEPDNHFLSYIGSGGYFGDMALFMPHSVRTASCIAAMKTECQSIDKASLEEFCTTYPVPGNKIYREIIRAISERLAITSADLAMLMKQEMMGQSKVSEIVASKK, from the coding sequence ATGCTGGACGAGACCCTTGAGATACTCAGCAAGAACTTTCTCTTTGCTGATCTCACCTCTGAAGAGCTTCTGGAGCTCAAGGGGTACCTGCGTCCCGAGAGCTTCGAGGCCGGTGAGCACATCGTCCGTGAGGGGGAAGAGGGCGACTCTCTCTACCTGGTGACCAAGGGCGGGGTGAACGTCACGAAGGAACCCGACAACCACTTCCTCTCCTACATCGGAAGCGGCGGGTATTTCGGCGACATGGCCCTGTTCATGCCCCACTCGGTGCGCACCGCAAGCTGCATCGCGGCCATGAAGACCGAGTGCCAGTCCATCGACAAGGCCTCGCTCGAAGAGTTCTGCACGACCTATCCCGTCCCGGGCAACAAGATCTACCGCGAGATCATTCGCGCCATCTCCGAGCGGCTGGCGATCACGAGCGCCGACCTGGCGATGCTGATGAAGCAGGAGATGATGGGGCAGTCGAAGGTTTCCGAGATCGTCGCAAGCAAGAAGTAG